A single window of Spirochaetota bacterium DNA harbors:
- a CDS encoding LamG-like jellyroll fold domain-containing protein, which yields MKKTVLVVGCVFLIAGLAGCGEGGGGGKQYPRFAGGDNEIIDFSFPASLNASLGGDVSGVISGDTISLTVPHSVPVDSLVADYLTNSVTVEVNGVVQSRGITANDFGSPVVYRVIADNGDTQDYTVTVGRAPSPEKRISSFSINGVDGSIDADAGTIALDLPAGTGQSSLVALFSAAGKSVTVNGVVQTSGKSANDFTRPVTYTVVAYDGSMRDYAVTVRILPAPWKEITSFAFLADGNPGLGIDVPGVIDNSDISVVLPHGSDPTALVASYATTGKSVTVKGEIQESGVSPNDYSAPLAFLVAAEDGSTREYLVAATIAKSDAKSITRYQLDGEPGLIDESARSIRVDLPAGKNLSKLTASFVTTGVLVTVDGREQKSGLTQNNFSGPVHYDVTADDGSVQSYVVEARRTEELAGLWNFEYPADGEYLISGARPVEGLFGNALFFDGRGDYMLVPDSDRLTLADAGSIEVFLKVLSLRDYAGIVHKGVKTDFSDETYTLQLWGKDGTLRLGIFNEKGQWAYVDAARKLENGEWYHIVATWNSSDLAIYMNGKLEGTVKNTVGAVRDSAGGLVIGAQLDKKYNSTYGNLGFHGIFDRVALYASAMNAEEVANRYAVYEAAGGTALTAYLLSAPSRNTSLVVTSLLGVIALLVLVSVYNRRRMRSAG from the coding sequence ATGAAAAAGACAGTGCTTGTGGTCGGCTGCGTTTTTCTGATCGCCGGCCTCGCAGGATGCGGCGAAGGAGGTGGTGGCGGGAAGCAGTATCCCCGCTTTGCCGGGGGCGACAATGAGATAATAGACTTTTCGTTTCCCGCGTCGTTGAATGCGTCCCTGGGCGGCGACGTGTCCGGCGTCATCAGCGGCGACACCATTTCACTCACCGTGCCGCATTCCGTGCCGGTCGACTCGCTTGTGGCCGACTACCTTACCAACAGCGTGACGGTTGAAGTGAACGGTGTCGTGCAGAGCCGCGGGATTACGGCGAACGATTTCGGTTCGCCTGTCGTTTATCGCGTAATCGCGGACAACGGCGATACGCAGGATTATACCGTAACGGTCGGTCGCGCGCCAAGCCCTGAAAAGCGGATAAGCTCGTTTTCCATAAACGGAGTGGACGGGAGCATCGACGCCGATGCCGGCACGATCGCGCTCGACCTCCCGGCCGGGACCGGCCAGTCGTCGCTGGTCGCGCTTTTCTCCGCGGCAGGGAAGAGCGTGACGGTGAACGGTGTCGTTCAGACGAGCGGAAAAAGCGCGAATGACTTCACCCGACCCGTAACGTACACGGTTGTCGCTTACGATGGTTCCATGCGCGATTATGCAGTGACGGTCCGCATACTTCCGGCTCCGTGGAAGGAAATCACCTCGTTCGCGTTTTTAGCGGACGGAAATCCTGGCCTCGGGATTGATGTGCCGGGAGTGATCGATAATTCCGACATATCGGTTGTCCTGCCGCACGGATCGGATCCGACCGCCCTTGTCGCATCGTATGCCACCACGGGAAAAAGCGTAACCGTGAAAGGTGAAATTCAGGAGTCGGGCGTCAGCCCCAACGATTATTCCGCGCCGCTCGCGTTCCTGGTGGCCGCCGAGGATGGAAGCACCCGCGAATACTTGGTGGCCGCCACCATCGCCAAAAGCGATGCGAAGTCGATCACGCGGTATCAGCTTGACGGCGAACCCGGCCTTATCGACGAATCTGCCCGCTCGATACGGGTTGATCTGCCCGCAGGAAAGAACCTCTCGAAACTCACCGCTTCATTTGTGACGACTGGCGTTCTGGTTACCGTAGACGGAAGGGAGCAGAAGAGCGGTCTTACCCAAAATAATTTCTCGGGCCCCGTGCATTATGACGTTACCGCCGACGATGGTTCGGTGCAAAGCTATGTCGTCGAGGCGCGCCGCACCGAGGAGTTGGCCGGGCTTTGGAATTTCGAATATCCGGCCGACGGTGAATATCTGATCAGCGGCGCGAGGCCGGTGGAGGGACTGTTCGGCAACGCGCTCTTCTTCGATGGGCGCGGCGATTACATGCTTGTCCCCGACAGCGACCGGCTCACCCTCGCCGATGCCGGTAGTATAGAGGTTTTCCTCAAGGTGCTGTCGCTCAGGGACTACGCCGGGATTGTGCACAAAGGAGTAAAGACAGACTTCAGCGACGAAACATATACTTTACAGCTATGGGGGAAGGACGGCACCCTGCGTCTCGGGATATTCAATGAAAAAGGCCAGTGGGCTTACGTGGATGCCGCGCGTAAGCTTGAAAACGGAGAATGGTATCATATTGTGGCTACCTGGAATTCTTCGGATCTGGCTATTTATATGAATGGGAAGCTGGAGGGCACGGTAAAGAATACCGTAGGAGCGGTGCGTGACAGCGCGGGCGGACTGGTTATAGGGGCCCAGCTGGACAAGAAATACAACAGCACCTACGGCAATCTGGGCTTCCATGGAATATTCGACAGAGTGGCGTTGTACGCAAGCGCGATGAACGCGGAAGAAGTGGCGAACCGGTATGCCGTTTACGAGGCGGCGGGAGGGACGGCGCTGACGGCCTATCTGCTCTCGGCGCCGTCGCGGAATACATCGCTCGTGGTCACTTCGCTTCTCGGGGTGATAGCGCTTCTGGTGCTCGTATCGGTGTACAACCGGCGGCGCATGCGTTCGGCCGGTTGA
- a CDS encoding cyclic nucleotide-binding domain-containing protein, with the protein MLTSFITALLPVPLIYLIYFRHFFKHYRRESITPEYARHLESLLCGIALALIIILLAPFINSMVSTQSIVTEAFIKAALVEKLGALIALLFIIKTKSPMRLLDCVICGISVGVGFSMVENVFYASNYGPSVILVRILFSVPLHLTTCALIGYFIGLWRLSDSGSSRMLNLARAVFIPLILHGLFDLLLISGGTHSYWIGPLIIFTVGALELLIARAKMIPERAQLDGMGLRLEDWHVLFRQPRYERWILNSMGTPTGSGARLFKSQGGAGLWALTALFIIAAVILFPFRNELISLLGLEMASEERVLIVSIYPASIGFILMMVGTVNPSFFKYSAMRIPIIFDAVLRRDDTEENLVTFDITAANCFLRTFEPFPSTGALTIYFETRSFRSPEIPVSLIWENHLPQNGPTGSIVRLIGAGTAFYRFLARYYLYRLKKGLVFNLKLPGFEGIRRLFMRPATVMQKEVAYQPGAVVFRQGDEVNTFYFIRKGRINFYRELESGERVFLESMEQGQIFNELALLGDTKRTVTVVCETRCILAQASADNLEALIKNNPDFALALAQKLAHRVDQSQAALSESMDYMSKLLSVRSWKARNALLLVLGMLGQNRIDSTYAVELDPGFLNGDIPAAPDDLLRYIHQALKSEELNEDADDEIDSDTVSTIEEYLGEFDLELRIKESGR; encoded by the coding sequence ATGCTCACCTCATTCATCACAGCCCTCCTGCCCGTACCGCTGATTTATCTCATTTACTTCCGCCATTTTTTCAAACATTACCGGCGGGAATCCATCACCCCCGAGTACGCCCGGCACCTCGAGTCGCTTCTTTGCGGGATTGCCCTCGCGCTCATCATCATCCTGCTGGCGCCATTCATCAATTCGATGGTCTCAACACAGTCAATCGTTACGGAGGCGTTTATTAAAGCCGCCCTGGTCGAGAAGCTCGGCGCCCTGATCGCATTGTTATTTATCATCAAAACCAAATCTCCCATGCGACTGCTGGACTGCGTTATCTGCGGCATTTCGGTGGGAGTCGGTTTTTCCATGGTCGAAAATGTTTTTTATGCGTCCAATTACGGTCCCTCGGTCATTCTTGTGCGCATCCTTTTTTCCGTGCCTCTTCACCTCACCACGTGCGCGCTCATCGGTTATTTCATCGGCCTATGGAGACTAAGTGACAGCGGTTCCAGCCGAATGCTGAACCTGGCGCGCGCCGTTTTCATACCGCTGATCCTGCACGGCCTGTTTGACCTTTTACTCATCAGTGGCGGAACGCACTCGTACTGGATCGGCCCGCTCATCATTTTTACCGTGGGGGCGCTCGAACTGCTCATAGCCCGGGCCAAGATGATCCCGGAGCGCGCGCAGCTTGACGGCATGGGGCTTCGACTGGAAGACTGGCACGTGCTCTTTCGCCAGCCCCGGTATGAACGCTGGATACTGAATTCCATGGGGACACCCACCGGTTCCGGGGCCCGTCTGTTCAAATCGCAGGGAGGCGCCGGGCTCTGGGCATTGACGGCGCTGTTCATTATCGCGGCCGTGATTCTGTTCCCGTTCAGGAACGAGCTCATTTCCCTGCTGGGACTGGAGATGGCGTCGGAGGAGCGGGTGCTGATAGTGTCCATATATCCGGCCTCGATCGGATTCATTCTCATGATGGTCGGTACCGTCAACCCGTCATTTTTCAAGTACTCGGCCATGCGCATTCCGATAATCTTCGACGCCGTCCTGCGTCGCGATGACACCGAGGAGAACCTGGTAACCTTCGACATCACGGCGGCGAACTGCTTTCTCCGGACATTCGAGCCCTTCCCCTCCACGGGCGCATTGACCATATACTTCGAGACACGAAGCTTCCGCTCGCCCGAAATACCCGTTTCACTCATCTGGGAAAACCATCTGCCGCAGAACGGCCCCACGGGTTCGATAGTCAGGCTTATCGGCGCCGGGACGGCCTTTTATCGCTTTCTCGCGCGTTATTACCTGTACAGGCTTAAGAAGGGATTGGTCTTCAATCTCAAACTTCCGGGATTCGAGGGGATACGGCGGCTCTTCATGCGGCCCGCCACCGTAATGCAGAAGGAGGTTGCCTATCAGCCCGGGGCGGTCGTATTCAGACAGGGCGACGAGGTTAACACCTTCTATTTCATCAGAAAAGGAAGGATCAATTTCTACAGGGAGCTCGAATCCGGAGAGCGGGTGTTCCTCGAGTCCATGGAACAGGGCCAGATATTCAACGAGCTCGCCCTGCTCGGAGATACGAAGCGTACGGTAACCGTGGTGTGTGAGACACGCTGCATCCTTGCCCAGGCCTCGGCGGACAACCTCGAGGCGCTGATAAAGAACAATCCCGATTTCGCCCTTGCCCTCGCGCAAAAGCTCGCGCACAGGGTCGACCAGAGCCAGGCGGCGCTGTCGGAAAGTATGGACTACATGAGCAAGCTGCTGAGCGTGAGGAGCTGGAAGGCGAGAAACGCATTGCTGCTCGTGCTCGGGATGCTCGGCCAGAATCGCATCGATTCCACCTACGCGGTCGAGCTGGACCCGGGTTTCCTGAACGGGGATATCCCCGCCGCACCCGACGACCTGCTTCGCTACATCCACCAGGCCCTGAAGTCGGAAGAACTTAATGAGGACGCGGATGATGAGATCGACTCCGACACGGTTTCAACTATCGAGGAATACCTCGGTGAATTCGATCTCGAGCTCAGAATAAAAGAAAGCGGGCGCTGA
- a CDS encoding rubrerythrin, with amino-acid sequence MAQLKCKACGYIIDEKRLGDVCPACGVPKKAFEPWTDDMSPRRRTLLALNLHPIALHFPQAFSAMIPVFIIADLMMPLPFGFEVSQAVRLLSVLVFPFALAAFASGIIDGMTRFKRLGAPSLVRKIVLGCTFLAASFLLSLVAILNEALDPVRWYVFGLAVLCIGLQVALAQIGKHLMCIYLPGK; translated from the coding sequence ATGGCGCAATTAAAATGCAAAGCCTGCGGATATATCATAGACGAAAAAAGGCTCGGCGATGTCTGCCCCGCCTGCGGAGTTCCGAAAAAAGCTTTCGAGCCGTGGACAGATGACATGTCCCCCCGCAGAAGGACGCTCCTTGCGCTCAATCTTCATCCTATTGCGCTTCATTTTCCGCAGGCATTCTCGGCCATGATTCCGGTGTTCATCATTGCCGATCTAATGATGCCGCTTCCTTTCGGCTTCGAGGTGTCGCAGGCGGTGCGGCTGCTTTCGGTCCTGGTGTTCCCTTTTGCGCTTGCGGCCTTTGCCAGCGGCATTATCGACGGGATGACCCGCTTCAAGCGGCTGGGAGCCCCCTCCCTGGTCCGGAAGATCGTCCTTGGCTGTACATTTCTTGCCGCTTCGTTCCTGCTTTCGCTGGTGGCGATTCTCAATGAGGCGCTCGACCCGGTGCGCTGGTATGTCTTTGGCCTTGCCGTTCTCTGCATTGGCCTCCAGGTGGCTCTTGCCCAGATAGGGAAACACCTGATGTGCATCTACCTTCCGGGGAAATAG
- a CDS encoding electron transfer flavoprotein subunit beta/FixA family protein yields the protein MKIVVLVKEVPDMESKFKIIGDAKIDESQIAFKMNDFDEYAVEAALQLKEKLGGEVVILSSGPERVTKEVRQAFAMGADWGIHVCDPQIDEGDNFVVAGALVKAIESVGGVDLVLTGVQADDDQAALTGVFVADMMNFVHCTNVVKIEVGGDQKALTVNRELEGGLNEVLEMAMPAVLSIQSGINQPRYPTLPGIMKAKKKRLDLKKAADLGVSALGEAGSKTKFHKMYFPVSEHKAEIIQGDAKAAAKTLVDKLRNEAKVI from the coding sequence ATGAAGATAGTGGTTTTGGTCAAAGAGGTTCCGGATATGGAATCCAAATTCAAAATTATTGGCGATGCCAAGATCGACGAATCCCAGATTGCATTCAAGATGAACGACTTCGACGAGTATGCCGTCGAGGCGGCGCTTCAGCTCAAGGAGAAATTAGGCGGGGAGGTCGTTATCCTGTCCTCCGGTCCCGAGCGTGTAACCAAGGAAGTGCGCCAGGCGTTCGCGATGGGCGCCGACTGGGGCATCCACGTATGCGATCCGCAGATCGATGAAGGGGACAACTTTGTCGTCGCCGGCGCGCTGGTGAAGGCGATCGAAAGCGTGGGCGGAGTCGACCTGGTGCTGACGGGCGTTCAGGCGGATGACGATCAGGCGGCGCTTACGGGAGTTTTCGTGGCCGATATGATGAACTTCGTGCACTGCACGAACGTCGTTAAAATAGAAGTCGGCGGCGACCAGAAGGCGCTCACCGTCAACCGCGAGCTTGAAGGCGGCCTTAACGAGGTTCTCGAAATGGCCATGCCGGCGGTGCTTAGCATTCAGTCCGGCATCAATCAGCCGCGGTATCCCACACTGCCCGGCATCATGAAGGCGAAGAAAAAGAGACTGGATCTCAAGAAGGCCGCGGACCTCGGCGTAAGCGCCCTTGGCGAAGCCGGCTCCAAGACCAAGTTTCACAAGATGTACTTCCCGGTTTCCGAACACAAGGCCGAGATCATCCAGGGAGACGCGAAGGCCGCGGCGAAGACTCTTGTCGACAAACTCAGAAATGAAGCGAAAGTGATATAA
- a CDS encoding electron transfer flavoprotein subunit alpha/FixB family protein, translated as MARILVIAEQRDGKLSEATLELCKAAKEIASGLGATPAAAVFFKDDSLAKEVATYIPEVFAVVDGKLGAYDADYYSQAVKAVVEAKDVKGVLIPHSYDGVDYAGKAALAIGAGIVSNCNKAVVEGGAVVFTRNTYNGKIQEQKSVKTDKFVATFEKGAYDKEAAGGAGSVTAVSVSLVDSRRKIKEIIATVAGSVDISQAKVIIAGGRGTKEKDKYNDVIVNLAKKLGGEFAASRPVVDAGWTDAARQVGQSGKTVAPVLYVAAGISGAIQHVAGMKGSQCIVAINKDPEAPIFNIATYGIVGDLFEVIPAMMEALG; from the coding sequence ATGGCCAGAATACTCGTAATAGCGGAACAGAGAGACGGTAAGCTGAGCGAAGCGACTCTCGAGCTTTGCAAGGCGGCGAAGGAAATCGCTTCGGGACTGGGCGCGACCCCTGCGGCTGCTGTATTTTTTAAGGACGACAGCCTCGCGAAAGAAGTCGCAACCTATATTCCCGAAGTTTTCGCGGTTGTTGACGGAAAGCTCGGCGCATACGACGCCGACTACTATTCGCAGGCCGTAAAGGCCGTTGTCGAGGCTAAGGACGTCAAGGGCGTTCTCATTCCTCACAGCTACGACGGTGTTGACTATGCCGGAAAGGCGGCGCTCGCCATCGGTGCCGGTATCGTCTCGAACTGCAACAAGGCCGTTGTCGAGGGGGGGGCGGTCGTTTTCACCCGCAATACTTACAACGGAAAGATCCAGGAGCAGAAATCGGTAAAGACCGATAAGTTCGTCGCTACCTTCGAAAAGGGTGCCTACGACAAGGAAGCCGCCGGCGGAGCGGGCAGTGTGACCGCCGTCTCGGTATCGCTCGTCGATTCCCGCCGTAAGATCAAGGAAATCATCGCAACCGTTGCCGGCTCGGTGGACATCAGCCAGGCGAAGGTCATCATTGCGGGCGGTCGCGGAACCAAGGAAAAGGACAAGTACAACGATGTCATCGTCAATCTCGCCAAGAAGCTCGGCGGCGAGTTCGCGGCATCCCGTCCGGTCGTGGACGCGGGCTGGACAGACGCGGCGCGCCAGGTGGGGCAGTCGGGCAAGACCGTCGCTCCGGTGCTCTATGTCGCCGCCGGCATCTCCGGTGCCATTCAGCATGTTGCAGGCATGAAGGGCTCGCAGTGCATCGTAGCCATCAACAAGGACCCCGAGGCGCCGATATTCAACATCGCGACCTACGGGATCGTGGGAGACCTCTTCGAAGTCATCCCCGCGATGATGGAAGCGCTTGGCTGA
- a CDS encoding polymer-forming cytoskeletal protein gives MNEIREIVEDENKITTVIADDIEFRGRLIFKSSLKIKGFFEGKIETKGHLMIGQEARVSADVKSGVVSVNGAFNGKIKATQRIELFNKSVSNGDLICPELFIEKGSVFNGTCIMTEKP, from the coding sequence ATGAACGAGATACGAGAGATCGTCGAGGACGAGAATAAAATAACCACCGTCATCGCCGACGATATCGAGTTCCGCGGCAGACTCATCTTCAAGAGCTCGCTGAAAATAAAGGGCTTTTTCGAGGGGAAGATCGAGACGAAGGGCCATCTGATGATCGGACAGGAGGCCCGGGTAAGCGCCGACGTCAAGTCGGGCGTCGTATCGGTAAACGGGGCCTTCAACGGAAAGATCAAGGCGACGCAGAGGATAGAACTCTTCAACAAAAGCGTCTCCAACGGCGATCTGATCTGTCCCGAGCTTTTTATCGAAAAGGGCTCGGTTTTCAACGGAACCTGTATAATGACCGAGAAGCCATGA
- a CDS encoding acyl-CoA dehydrogenase gives MASLLVEKRDIDFILYEQFDILKLTKKDKFSYFSKDEFDMTIEQALKFAENELAPINQDGDRIGAKWDNGKVTVPPSFHGPLKTYGEAGWVSAADDTEVDGQGLPMSVFTACNEMFHAANTAINLYPGLAHGAGKLIELYGTDEQKRKYLGKVYSFEWGGSMCLTESGAGSDLAHIATKAARIDDTHYKISGQKIFITGGDYDAKPNIVHPVLARREGDPEGIKGISIFIVPKYRVNDDGSIGGYNDVACAGIEHKMGIKGSATCTLSFGDNGDCIGELLGQPCQGIEVMFHMMNEERLNVGVQALGIASTAYLNALKYSQERLQGADIRLKGKSTKLLNLIKHPDIRRGLLWMKSYVEGLRALNYYAAFCMDLRNAETDEAVAKTANGFLEFLTPVCKAYSSDMGYDVCEQAIQIFGGYGFCGDYPVEQFARDCKITSLYEGTNGIQAIDLVGRKLSMAKGEFFKYIVGQMEKTINEVGADMALQKYANLTKKAKDGMVDCAQHLMGLMQQMQIPEAFVSATPFLEVVGDTILGWMHLWQLSIAHKKLGEIFEKANAVTEDEKKALINDNREAAFYSGKVHSARFFISKILPLQEAKVKSIKDDDFAALQIEEVAFSEVAVSPASV, from the coding sequence ATGGCAAGCTTACTGGTCGAGAAGCGCGATATTGATTTTATCCTGTACGAACAGTTTGATATTCTGAAGCTTACTAAAAAGGACAAGTTCAGCTATTTTTCGAAAGACGAATTCGACATGACGATAGAGCAGGCGCTCAAGTTCGCTGAAAACGAGCTGGCCCCCATCAACCAGGACGGCGACCGCATCGGCGCGAAATGGGACAACGGCAAAGTGACCGTTCCCCCGTCGTTTCACGGGCCGCTGAAGACCTACGGAGAGGCGGGCTGGGTGTCCGCCGCCGACGATACCGAAGTGGACGGACAGGGGCTTCCGATGTCCGTGTTCACCGCATGTAACGAGATGTTTCACGCCGCAAATACCGCCATCAATCTTTATCCCGGTCTCGCCCACGGCGCGGGGAAACTCATAGAACTCTACGGAACCGACGAACAGAAGAGAAAATACCTCGGCAAGGTGTATTCGTTCGAGTGGGGCGGCAGCATGTGCCTGACCGAGTCGGGCGCGGGAAGCGATCTGGCGCACATCGCGACGAAGGCAGCGCGGATCGACGACACGCATTATAAAATCTCGGGACAGAAAATATTCATCACCGGCGGCGATTACGACGCCAAGCCCAACATCGTGCATCCGGTGCTCGCGCGCCGCGAGGGCGATCCCGAGGGGATCAAGGGGATATCGATCTTCATCGTGCCCAAGTACAGGGTAAACGACGACGGTTCGATCGGCGGGTACAATGACGTGGCGTGCGCCGGTATCGAGCACAAGATGGGAATCAAGGGATCGGCCACATGCACTCTCAGTTTCGGAGACAACGGGGACTGCATCGGCGAGCTCCTGGGGCAGCCCTGTCAGGGCATCGAGGTCATGTTCCACATGATGAATGAGGAGCGGCTCAATGTCGGCGTACAGGCGCTCGGCATAGCTTCCACGGCGTACCTCAATGCGCTTAAATATTCACAGGAAAGGCTGCAGGGAGCCGACATCCGCCTGAAGGGGAAATCGACCAAGCTCCTCAACCTCATCAAGCATCCTGACATCCGGCGCGGGCTTCTCTGGATGAAGTCCTACGTTGAGGGACTCAGGGCCCTCAACTACTACGCCGCTTTCTGCATGGACCTGCGCAATGCCGAGACCGACGAAGCCGTGGCGAAGACCGCCAACGGGTTCCTCGAATTCCTCACGCCGGTCTGCAAGGCCTACTCCAGCGATATGGGATACGACGTCTGCGAGCAGGCGATACAGATTTTCGGCGGCTATGGTTTCTGCGGAGACTATCCGGTGGAACAGTTCGCGCGTGACTGCAAGATCACCTCGCTCTACGAGGGCACCAACGGCATCCAGGCGATCGACCTCGTGGGCCGGAAGCTCTCGATGGCCAAGGGCGAGTTCTTCAAATATATCGTAGGCCAGATGGAAAAGACCATAAACGAGGTGGGCGCAGACATGGCCCTTCAGAAATACGCCAATCTGACAAAGAAGGCGAAGGACGGTATGGTCGATTGCGCACAGCACCTCATGGGGCTCATGCAGCAGATGCAGATTCCCGAGGCCTTCGTTTCGGCTACGCCGTTCCTCGAAGTGGTCGGCGACACGATACTCGGCTGGATGCACCTGTGGCAGCTTTCCATCGCCCATAAAAAACTCGGCGAGATATTCGAGAAGGCGAACGCGGTGACCGAGGATGAGAAAAAGGCCTTAATCAATGATAATCGCGAAGCCGCCTTTTATTCCGGCAAGGTGCATTCGGCGCGCTTTTTCATCTCGAAAATCCTTCCCCTGCAGGAGGCCAAGGTCAAGTCGATTAAGGACGACGATTTCGCCGCTCTCCAGATCGAGGAAGTGGCCTTCAGCGAAGTGGCCGTTTCTCCGG